A single Verrucomicrobiia bacterium DNA region contains:
- a CDS encoding Gfo/Idh/MocA family oxidoreductase, which yields MTQSPDNSPLFSSRRKFLQTTGTVIGASALSGVTLPHVFAQGSDQVRIALVGCGGRGTGAAANALETSGPPKLVAMADVFESKLSNSYTQLQKKYKDQLEVPPERKYIGFDGYKQAMDQLKKGDVVILATPPAFRWVHFKYAIEKGLNVFMEKPICVDAPTGRRMIALAEEAKKKNLKVAVGLMVRHCKGRQALFDKINKENAIGDVIAMRAYRMHPPVGSAFTDPSMRKEGQSELMFQISRFHSFLWASGGLFSDFYIHQIDECCWMKNSWPVKCHAIGGRHYRGDNIDQNFDSYQVEYTFNDGTKFFFYGRTMMGVKDEFSSIVHGAKGMATVSLGGHSLGRAGRIFKNHIMSSESQVWSYGEAPNPYQQEWDDFMAAIRHDEPYNEVVRSAEASMITAMGRFAAHTGQEVTWEDFKENKHEFAPNVDKLTLDGPAPLLADANGKYPIPEPGIKRDREY from the coding sequence ATGACCCAGTCACCAGACAATTCACCGCTATTTTCGTCCCGTCGCAAGTTCTTGCAGACCACCGGTACCGTGATCGGTGCATCGGCGCTTTCGGGAGTCACCCTTCCTCATGTTTTTGCCCAAGGCAGCGATCAGGTGCGTATCGCGCTGGTCGGTTGCGGTGGCCGTGGCACGGGTGCCGCCGCCAATGCCTTGGAGACCAGCGGACCACCGAAGCTGGTGGCCATGGCCGACGTCTTCGAGAGCAAGCTGAGCAACAGCTACACGCAGCTTCAGAAGAAGTATAAGGATCAGCTCGAAGTTCCGCCGGAGCGCAAGTATATCGGTTTTGACGGTTATAAGCAGGCGATGGATCAGTTGAAGAAGGGTGATGTGGTCATCCTCGCGACGCCGCCCGCCTTCCGTTGGGTGCATTTCAAGTATGCCATCGAGAAGGGCCTGAATGTATTCATGGAGAAACCCATCTGCGTGGATGCGCCGACGGGTCGTCGAATGATCGCCCTGGCTGAAGAAGCCAAGAAGAAGAATCTCAAGGTGGCAGTAGGTCTGATGGTGCGGCATTGCAAAGGCCGTCAGGCGTTGTTCGACAAGATCAACAAGGAGAACGCCATCGGTGATGTCATCGCCATGCGCGCGTATCGCATGCATCCGCCGGTCGGTTCCGCCTTCACGGATCCCTCCATGCGCAAGGAAGGCCAGAGCGAATTGATGTTCCAGATCTCACGCTTCCACAGCTTCCTGTGGGCGAGCGGTGGTCTGTTCAGTGACTTCTACATCCACCAGATCGACGAATGCTGCTGGATGAAGAACTCCTGGCCAGTGAAGTGCCACGCCATCGGCGGACGTCACTATCGCGGTGATAACATCGACCAGAATTTCGATTCCTATCAGGTGGAATACACATTCAACGATGGCACGAAGTTCTTCTTCTACGGTCGCACGATGATGGGTGTGAAAGATGAGTTCTCGAGCATCGTCCATGGTGCGAAGGGTATGGCAACGGTCTCGCTGGGTGGTCATTCATTGGGCCGTGCGGGACGCATCTTCAAGAACCATATCATGAGCAGTGAATCTCAAGTGTGGTCCTATGGTGAGGCTCCGAATCCATACCAGCAGGAGTGGGATGATTTCATGGCGGCCATCCGTCACGATGAGCCATACAACGAAGTGGTGCGCAGTGCCGAGGCGAGCATGATCACGGCGATGGGCCGTTTCGCAGCGCATACGGGCCAGGAAGTGACGTGGGAGGACTTCAAGGAGAACAAACATGAGTTCGCCCCGAACGTGGACAAGCTCACGCTTGATGGTCCAGCACCGCTGTTGGCGGATGCGAACGGCAAGTATCCGATCCCCGAGCCGGGCATCAAACGCGATCGCGAGTATTAA
- the speA gene encoding biosynthetic arginine decarboxylase has product MSNQQDGAGQWNIQAARTLYNVDRWGAKYFDINEQGNVAVTPLQEAGASVDITDVIEEAKARGLKFPLLIRFQDILRHRVQSINQAFRNSIAEFNYQGQYRGVFPIKVNQLREVVEEILDAGKQYNFGLEVGSKPELYAGLALQNQMGGLIICNGYKDPGFVKMALMGIKLGRKVIMVVEKLEELKQIITVSKQVGVEPMVGIRARLLSKGAGKWAESGGENAKFGLSTSEMLEAAELLKAENLTQCFKLLHFHIGSQVPDILTVKKAVQEASRFYAKLHKMGFPIEFVDVGGGLGVDYDGSRSAFDSSTNYTLQEYTNDIVYYIGNICDAEKVPHPNIVSESGRAIVAHHSVLVVEVFGSIAKQQTATHLKYGENEHSLVKELLDIRQNLPKLNKLEAYHDALERKEDAHQMFTLGVMELPDKAKIENLYWDISQAVVESFRGQAYIPEEIRKLEDSLGDQYLCNFSVFQSLLDHWALGQLFPIMPIARLNEKPDREGTLVDITCDSDGQINKFIDLRDVRDTLPLHSLKQNGNGNEPYRIGFFLMGAYQDIMGDLHNLFGRVNEVHVFLDPDEPCGYYVEEVIEGNTIVQCLAAVQYDERDLCRQVKAQVDEAIKSDRLKPSEGMRLLDDYERGLREYTYLSF; this is encoded by the coding sequence ATGAGCAACCAGCAGGACGGAGCCGGCCAATGGAACATCCAGGCGGCGCGCACTCTTTACAACGTTGATCGTTGGGGCGCGAAATATTTCGACATCAACGAACAAGGCAACGTCGCGGTCACGCCTCTTCAGGAAGCCGGTGCCAGCGTCGATATCACCGACGTCATCGAGGAAGCCAAGGCGCGCGGACTCAAGTTCCCCCTGCTCATCCGCTTCCAGGACATCCTGCGTCATCGCGTCCAGTCCATCAACCAAGCTTTCCGCAACTCCATCGCAGAGTTCAATTACCAGGGCCAGTACCGCGGTGTGTTCCCCATCAAGGTGAACCAACTCCGCGAAGTGGTGGAAGAGATCCTCGACGCCGGCAAGCAATACAACTTCGGTCTCGAAGTCGGCAGCAAGCCCGAGCTCTATGCCGGTCTCGCCCTCCAGAACCAGATGGGCGGTCTCATCATTTGCAACGGCTACAAAGATCCCGGCTTCGTGAAGATGGCCCTCATGGGCATCAAGCTCGGCCGCAAGGTCATCATGGTCGTGGAAAAGCTCGAAGAGCTGAAGCAAATCATCACTGTCTCCAAGCAAGTCGGTGTGGAACCCATGGTCGGCATCCGCGCCCGTCTGCTCAGCAAGGGTGCTGGCAAATGGGCCGAGAGCGGTGGCGAGAACGCCAAGTTCGGCCTCAGCACTTCCGAGATGCTCGAAGCCGCCGAACTCCTCAAGGCCGAGAACCTCACGCAATGCTTCAAGCTTCTGCACTTCCACATCGGTTCGCAGGTGCCTGATATTTTGACCGTGAAGAAGGCCGTGCAGGAAGCCAGCCGCTTCTACGCCAAGCTCCACAAGATGGGCTTCCCCATCGAGTTCGTGGATGTCGGCGGCGGTTTGGGCGTGGATTACGATGGCAGCCGTTCCGCCTTCGATAGCTCCACGAACTACACCCTCCAGGAATACACGAACGACATCGTCTATTACATCGGCAACATCTGCGATGCCGAGAAGGTGCCGCATCCGAACATCGTCAGCGAGAGCGGTCGCGCCATCGTCGCGCATCACAGTGTGCTCGTCGTGGAAGTCTTCGGCTCCATCGCCAAACAACAGACCGCCACTCATCTCAAGTATGGCGAGAACGAACATTCGCTCGTCAAAGAGCTTTTGGACATCCGCCAGAACCTCCCCAAGCTGAACAAGCTCGAGGCTTATCACGACGCGCTCGAACGCAAAGAAGACGCGCACCAGATGTTCACGCTCGGCGTCATGGAATTGCCCGACAAGGCGAAGATCGAGAACCTCTACTGGGACATCAGCCAAGCCGTTGTGGAATCCTTCCGCGGCCAAGCCTACATCCCCGAGGAGATCCGCAAGCTCGAAGACAGCTTGGGGGATCAATACCTCTGTAACTTCTCCGTGTTCCAATCTTTGTTGGATCACTGGGCTCTCGGTCAGTTGTTCCCCATCATGCCCATCGCTCGGTTGAATGAGAAGCCGGACCGCGAAGGCACTTTGGTGGACATCACCTGCGATTCCGATGGTCAGATCAACAAGTTCATCGATCTCCGCGACGTCCGCGATACCCTGCCCCTCCATTCCCTCAAGCAGAATGGCAACGGCAACGAGCCTTACCGCATCGGCTTCTTCCTCATGGGCGCTTATCAGGACATCATGGGTGATCTTCACAACCTCTTCGGTCGTGTGAACGAAGTCCACGTGTTCCTCGATCCCGATGAACCCTGCGGCTACTACGTCGAGGAAGTCATCGAAGGCAACACCATCGTGCAATGCCTCGCCGCCGTGCAATACGACGAACGCGATCTCTGCCGTCAGGTGAAAGCTCAGGTGGATGAAGCCATCAAGAGCGACCGTTTGAAACCGTCCGAAGGCATGCGCCTCTTGGACGATTACGAACGCGGCTTGCGCGAATACACCTATCTCTCATTCTAG
- a CDS encoding SNF2-related protein: MSHVLLTEKLFADMAGWEVMKRARSYLEAAQVLSSNWSPPVLKGVVNAGGTSYRAGLVIKGATDVENLCTCKDSREWGTICAHSVSVGLHHLRREQITKGELKPDDGLATKPPSVGGMSKPIVPVTPVKKPSNGLKFAAEGQPGEELKLHVVIPPNFAAAAAKGKAMIFLEGESGGRRQPLNTFPKIILYRCDAQDKALYLEAEALAEGEVPAMLVLTTAQVAGLLPKLVGHPRISVGKQQAVEVSKQTWRATVKATLDPKGEIVLSAGAMPADAALLSSGTQSWVFQKNRFQPVVLPPALLAATQGSVRLKRSEVPIFLTRDWPQLQAACEVQSNFKLEDFSCEAAPPKFLLHMQGGLAQLRAQLQCAYGVRIHTVGKTASDDGLWQPDPDSPTRYVTRDTMAEKAALDRLLKYGFSRPDELGMCHLVGEDRVLNFMAREYPRIEKEWKVTLEERLQRSTEKNLERIEPEFRVMNSGERWFDLEVNFAGESERFSAMDIQRLLLSGRNHTRLKNGKIALIDTEAIQEFQQVLQDVSPEQQGGKYRISNAQAGFLQSSLEEAGLTKVQAPPTWQAKAFARQGVAEMPLPSVGELEKVLRPYQKQGVAWLWFLRQNDFGGVLADEMGLGKTLQTLALLIAAKQEAKLKPVLIVCPTSLVFNWVQEAKKFAPQLKVLALDGPQRQVRFPLIAESDLIVTSYALIRRDAEQYRQHEFDTVILDEAQHIKNRESQNAQAVKTIRTDHRVVLTGTPMENSVLDLWSIFDFLMPGYLGAAKDFRERYELPIVRDKDKDAQSRLTRRLKPFILRRLKRDVAKELPEKLEQVAYCELTEEQQAAYTQILEASRKEVMDAVGAQGLAKSRLVIFSALLRLRQICCDVRLLKLSEVEMKAPSGKLELFGELLEEVIDGGHRALVFSQFVEMLGLLREKLDKDGVKYCYLDGSTKNRGEVVEQFQKSGDIPLFLISLKAGGTGLNLTAADTVIHFDPWWNPAVEDQATGRAHRIGQNRVVTSYKLIARGTLEEKILTLQQRKREIAEATLDDGEAFSNSLTWDEIQGLFAG; this comes from the coding sequence ATGTCACATGTGTTGTTAACGGAAAAGCTGTTCGCCGACATGGCGGGCTGGGAAGTGATGAAGCGCGCCCGCTCGTATCTCGAAGCGGCGCAGGTGCTGTCATCCAACTGGTCGCCACCCGTGCTCAAAGGCGTAGTGAATGCGGGCGGGACGAGCTATCGCGCGGGGTTGGTCATCAAAGGGGCGACGGATGTGGAGAATCTCTGCACGTGCAAGGATTCGCGCGAATGGGGGACGATTTGCGCGCACTCAGTGTCAGTGGGATTGCATCATCTGCGGCGGGAACAGATCACGAAGGGAGAATTGAAGCCGGATGATGGCTTGGCGACGAAACCGCCTTCTGTTGGAGGGATGAGCAAGCCGATCGTGCCAGTGACACCGGTGAAGAAGCCGAGCAATGGGTTAAAGTTTGCGGCTGAGGGACAGCCGGGTGAGGAACTGAAACTGCATGTGGTGATTCCACCGAACTTTGCTGCTGCGGCGGCGAAGGGGAAGGCGATGATTTTCTTGGAAGGCGAATCGGGTGGGCGACGTCAGCCGTTGAACACGTTTCCGAAGATTATTCTCTATCGCTGCGATGCGCAGGACAAGGCGTTGTATCTGGAGGCGGAGGCATTGGCCGAAGGCGAAGTGCCCGCGATGCTGGTGCTGACGACGGCGCAGGTGGCGGGGTTGTTGCCGAAGCTGGTGGGACATCCGCGCATCAGCGTGGGCAAACAGCAGGCGGTGGAAGTTTCCAAGCAGACGTGGCGCGCGACGGTGAAGGCGACGCTGGATCCGAAGGGCGAGATCGTGCTGAGTGCGGGGGCGATGCCGGCGGATGCGGCGTTGCTATCCAGTGGCACGCAGAGCTGGGTGTTTCAGAAGAATCGTTTTCAACCGGTGGTGTTGCCGCCAGCATTGCTCGCGGCGACGCAGGGGAGTGTGAGGCTGAAGCGGTCTGAGGTGCCGATATTTCTCACGCGGGATTGGCCTCAGTTGCAGGCGGCGTGTGAGGTGCAGTCGAACTTCAAGCTGGAGGATTTCAGTTGTGAAGCGGCACCGCCGAAATTCTTGCTGCATATGCAAGGCGGGCTGGCGCAATTACGCGCGCAGTTGCAATGCGCGTATGGCGTGCGGATTCATACGGTGGGCAAGACGGCGTCGGATGATGGGTTGTGGCAGCCGGATCCGGATTCGCCAACGCGTTATGTGACGCGGGATACGATGGCGGAGAAGGCGGCGCTGGACCGATTGTTGAAATACGGATTCAGTCGTCCGGATGAGTTGGGCATGTGTCATCTGGTGGGGGAAGATCGCGTGCTGAACTTCATGGCGCGGGAGTATCCGCGTATCGAGAAGGAGTGGAAGGTGACGTTGGAGGAGCGGCTCCAGCGCAGCACTGAGAAGAATCTGGAGCGCATCGAACCGGAGTTCCGCGTGATGAATTCGGGTGAGCGGTGGTTCGATCTGGAGGTGAATTTTGCAGGAGAGAGTGAGCGGTTTTCGGCGATGGATATCCAGCGGCTCTTGCTCTCGGGGCGCAATCATACGCGGTTGAAGAATGGGAAGATCGCGCTGATCGATACGGAGGCGATCCAAGAATTTCAGCAGGTGTTGCAGGATGTTTCACCAGAGCAACAGGGCGGGAAATATCGCATCAGCAATGCGCAGGCGGGGTTCTTGCAATCGTCACTGGAAGAGGCGGGGCTAACGAAGGTGCAGGCACCACCGACGTGGCAGGCGAAGGCGTTTGCGCGGCAAGGGGTGGCGGAGATGCCGCTGCCATCGGTGGGCGAGCTGGAGAAAGTTTTACGTCCATATCAGAAGCAGGGCGTGGCGTGGTTGTGGTTTTTACGACAGAACGATTTCGGTGGCGTGCTGGCGGATGAGATGGGTTTGGGTAAGACGTTGCAGACGCTGGCGTTGCTGATAGCGGCGAAGCAGGAAGCGAAGTTGAAGCCTGTGTTGATCGTGTGCCCGACGAGTCTCGTTTTCAACTGGGTGCAGGAGGCGAAGAAGTTTGCGCCGCAGTTAAAGGTGCTCGCGCTGGATGGGCCGCAGCGGCAGGTGAGGTTTCCGTTGATCGCGGAGTCGGATTTGATCGTGACGAGTTATGCGCTGATACGGCGGGATGCGGAGCAGTATCGGCAGCATGAGTTCGATACGGTGATCTTGGATGAGGCGCAGCATATCAAGAATCGGGAGAGCCAGAATGCGCAGGCGGTGAAGACCATTCGCACGGATCATCGCGTGGTGCTGACGGGCACGCCGATGGAGAACTCGGTGCTGGATCTGTGGTCTATCTTCGATTTTCTCATGCCGGGTTATCTGGGGGCGGCGAAGGATTTTCGGGAGCGGTATGAATTGCCGATCGTGCGTGACAAGGACAAGGACGCGCAATCACGGCTCACGCGGCGGTTGAAGCCGTTCATCTTGCGCCGCCTGAAGCGTGATGTGGCGAAGGAGTTGCCGGAGAAGCTGGAGCAGGTGGCTTATTGCGAGCTGACGGAGGAACAGCAGGCGGCTTACACGCAGATACTCGAAGCGAGTCGCAAGGAAGTGATGGATGCGGTAGGCGCGCAGGGATTGGCGAAGAGCCGGTTGGTGATCTTCAGTGCGTTGCTGCGATTGCGACAGATTTGCTGTGACGTCCGGCTTTTGAAGCTGTCTGAAGTGGAGATGAAAGCGCCTTCCGGCAAGCTGGAGCTGTTTGGTGAGTTGCTGGAAGAGGTGATTGATGGCGGCCATCGCGCGTTGGTGTTCAGCCAGTTCGTGGAGATGCTAGGTTTATTGCGTGAGAAGTTGGACAAGGATGGGGTGAAGTATTGTTATCTGGATGGCAGCACGAAGAATCGCGGTGAGGTGGTGGAGCAGTTCCAGAAGTCGGGTGATATTCCGCTGTTCCTCATCAGCTTGAAGGCGGGTGGCACCGGCTTGAACCTGACGGCGGCGGATACGGTGATTCATTTCGATCCGTGGTGGAATCCGGCGGTGGAAGATCAGGCGACGGGGCGGGCGCATCGTATCGGACAGAATCGCGTGGTGACGAGTTATAAGCTCATCGCGCGCGGGACGTTGGAGGAGAAGATACTGACGTTGCAACAGCGTAAACGGGAGATAGCAGAGGCGACGTTGGATGATGGCGAGGCGTTTAGCAATTCGCTGACGTGGGATGAGATACAGGGCCTGTTCGCGGGGTGA
- a CDS encoding DnaJ domain-containing protein: MKSVVEKWLRRQMAGEILGNLTVGSLLMLLAIPLVLLHTALLWMVVRVLRGGNPLSEVFGRGRLAMDSSVTVAVILFVIWFVVYLIWDRKREERSKGSSKKEEDPTALDISLVIVQILFAAPSVVMAVFSFYGNIPTWVKMNVVDCSAVIAKLLGSPHRVALEVLQRELPEVDWENALKQLKLIPGVVFLSSAPAGLSLTGELRKTFVKQRWESDWRPPPREERFEFVCMRCGQKLRLRRFQVNHTIRCPKCEARYRGRMDLQGRLRIEPEPERKRERPKREETGNLAGYYKTLELPRNADLQMLRRAYRKMMKQYHPDLYATAEPAKRALVEEKAKQINEAYHALMDHLEGNGI; the protein is encoded by the coding sequence GTGAAGTCTGTCGTTGAGAAATGGCTGCGGCGTCAGATGGCGGGTGAGATACTCGGGAATCTCACGGTGGGGAGTTTGCTGATGCTGTTGGCGATTCCATTGGTGCTGCTGCATACGGCTCTGCTTTGGATGGTGGTGAGGGTGCTGAGAGGTGGGAATCCGTTATCGGAAGTTTTTGGGCGCGGACGGCTGGCGATGGACAGTTCAGTGACGGTGGCGGTGATCTTGTTCGTGATCTGGTTTGTGGTGTATCTCATCTGGGACCGAAAGCGGGAGGAAAGGAGCAAGGGGAGCAGTAAAAAGGAGGAGGATCCGACGGCGCTGGATATCTCGCTGGTGATCGTGCAGATACTTTTTGCGGCACCTTCGGTAGTGATGGCGGTATTTTCCTTCTACGGAAATATCCCGACTTGGGTGAAGATGAATGTGGTGGATTGCAGCGCGGTGATCGCGAAATTGCTGGGCAGTCCGCATCGGGTGGCGCTGGAGGTGTTACAGCGTGAGTTGCCGGAGGTGGATTGGGAGAATGCGTTGAAGCAGCTGAAACTTATCCCTGGAGTGGTGTTTTTATCATCGGCACCGGCGGGCTTGAGCCTAACGGGGGAGTTGCGAAAGACGTTTGTGAAACAACGGTGGGAAAGTGACTGGAGACCGCCGCCGCGGGAAGAGCGTTTCGAGTTCGTTTGCATGCGGTGTGGGCAGAAGTTGCGGTTGAGGCGCTTTCAGGTGAATCACACGATACGTTGTCCGAAATGCGAGGCGCGTTATCGGGGTCGGATGGATTTGCAAGGACGGTTGCGGATCGAGCCGGAACCGGAGCGGAAACGTGAGCGTCCGAAACGGGAGGAGACGGGCAATCTGGCGGGATATTATAAAACGCTGGAACTGCCCAGAAATGCGGACCTGCAGATGTTACGGCGGGCGTATCGGAAGATGATGAAGCAGTATCATCCGGATCTCTACGCGACGGCGGAACCGGCGAAGCGGGCGTTAGTGGAGGAGAAAGCGAAGCAGATCAATGAGGCGTATCATGCGCTCATGGATCATTTGGAGGGGAATGGTATTTAG